The genomic DNA TCCGTACGTGGTGACGACTTTTGTGAGTGGAGCACTCTGTGACCTTTTTGGGAAAAAGCCGATTCTCGTTGCCAGCCAGCTCTTCCTTGCCCTTGGGTTTTTCGTGGTGAGCCTTGCGGAACACTTCTCCACCATCGAGTGGGGAATATTCCTGGCAGGAATCGGTGGAGGATTCTGTGAAGCGCCCCTCACAGGGCTCCTCTCCCAGGTTTTCCCAGGGCGTGAGGGGTATGCTCTCAATCTGAGCCAGATCTCTTTTGGTCTTGGAGCAGCAGTTGGTCCCTACCTTGCGGGATTCCTCCTCGAGAAAAACGTGAGCTTCAGAGTCCTCTACTTCGTTCCCGGGGTTTTCTCGGTCCTCCTTTTCGGACTCCTTGCTCGAGAGCGGGAACTCTTTGCCTTTGGGAACAGCGAGCGATTTTCCCTCAGAAATCTCAGGCTCCTTGCTCCCTGGAAGGTTCTCCTTGGGGCAAGTTTTCTCGCCATTTTCCTCTACGTGGGAGCAGAAATCGGTTCTTCTGCCTGGATGAGCACCTACTTTGTTCGAGAGCTCAAGCAAGGGCTTTACCTTGGTGGGGCGGCCATGGGAATCTTCTGGGGAATGATGACCGTTGGGAGGCTCATCTTTGGGATTCTTACCCGGCGCATTTCTTACCTTGCGCTTCTTCGGGTCGCTGCGGTTTTGA from Candidatus Caldatribacterium sp. includes the following:
- a CDS encoding MFS transporter; the encoded protein is MGGKTALRLSVIVGVAFFFLAVSMLITGAVLPRWMELFGLSATRAGRLFSLYYLPYVVTTFVSGALCDLFGKKPILVASQLFLALGFFVVSLAEHFSTIEWGIFLAGIGGGFCEAPLTGLLSQVFPGREGYALNLSQISFGLGAAVGPYLAGFLLEKNVSFRVLYFVPGVFSVLLFGLLARERELFAFGNSERFSLRNLRLLAPWKVLLGASFLAIFLYVGAEIGSSAWMSTYFVRELKQGLYLGGAAMGIFWGMMTVGRLIFGILTRRISYLALLRVAAVLSFLALLGLTITRQVPLALSALLVLGFGFAPIWPLIVAWVAKHINELQATAIGLTVASGGLGALFFPWFMGVVADSFGLRWVFLVALVLVAGLFLMTQSRFFRGDGRGASWH